A DNA window from Ranitomeya imitator isolate aRanImi1 chromosome 2, aRanImi1.pri, whole genome shotgun sequence contains the following coding sequences:
- the COX11 gene encoding cytochrome c oxidase assembly protein COX11, mitochondrial translates to MSLWRLGCRGLGVWALRAPTRCCPWGARGFRGQNQRQQQDWRTRNKTVVTYVTAAVVGMVGMSYAAVPLYRLYCQATGLGGTAVAGHSSEQIESMQPVKDRVIKITFNADVHASLHWNFRPQQTEIYLVPGETALAFYKAKNSTDKPVIGISTYNVIPYEAGQYFNKIQCFCFEEQRLNPHEEVDMPVFFFIDPEFAEDPRMASVENIMLSYTFFEAKEGHKLPVPGYN, encoded by the exons ATGTCACTCTGGAGGTTGGGGTGCCGGGGTCTCGGTGTGTGGGCTCTGCGGGCACCGACGAGATGTTGTCCCTGGGGGGCCCGGGGATTCAGGGGTCAAAACCAACGGCAGCAGCAGGACTGGAGGACGCGGAACAAGACTGTGGTGACCTACGTGACCGCTGCGGTGGTGGGGATGGTGGGCATGTCCTATGCCGCAGTGCCCCTGTACCGCCTGTACTGCCAG GCCACAGGCCTCGGAGGGACGGCCGTTGCCGGACATAGCTCAGAGCAGATTGAGTCTATGCAGCCGGTGAAGGACCGGGTGATTAAAATTACATTCAATGCAGATGTGCACGCCAGTCTACACTGGAACTTCAGACCGCAGCAAACCGAGATCTAT TTAGTTCCAGGCGAAACCGCATTAGCATTCTACAAGGCAAAAAATTCAACTGACAAGCCAGTGATAGGAATTTCCACTTACAACGTGATACCCTATGAAGCTGGACAATATTTTAACAAAATTCAG TGCTTCTGTTTTGAAGAACAGAGATTGAACCCACATGAAGAGGTGGATATGCCGGTGTTTTTCTTCATTGACCCAGAATTTGCAGAAGACCCGAGAATGGCCTCAGTAGAGAACATTATGTTATCTTATACCTTTTTTGAAGCCAAGGAAGGCCACAAGTTACCAGTCCCCGGCTACAATTGA